Sequence from the Candidatus Bathyarchaeota archaeon genome:
CCTAAATTTCTCAGATCTTGTACAAATTTTGGATAGGATTTGTTAATACATTGCGAATCTCTGATGACAGTAATTCCCTCAGCTCCTAACGCGGCGACAGCACATGCCATTGCAATGCGGTGATCGTTATGGGGATCTATTACGCATCCTCGAAGCTTAGACGGACCTTGAATTAAAAGTCCATCCCTAGTTTCGGTTATCTCTGCGCCCATTTTGGTTAACTCAACACGAATAGCCGATAGCCTGTCCGATTCTTTAATTCTTAATCTTTCTGCATGTGATATTTGGGTTTGGCCTTCAGCATAGCAGGCAAGCACCGCGCAAACAGGCACAAGATCAGGGGTGGCAGAGGCATCAAGCTTGATGCAGTTTAGGCGGTTTCCCCCATTAACTTCAACAGAGTTTGTTCCCACATTTATATCTGCGCCCATTTCTTGCAAAATTTTGATTATCGCTACATCTGCCTGTGTAGTTTTTTTAGATAAGTTAGTTAGCTTAACTTTGGATTCCGTGATGGCGCTGGCTGCAAGCAAGAAAGCTGCGGAGGAGTAATCGCCTAGAATTTTATGGTTAGTTGAAGTATATGTCTGTCTTGCTGGGATACGAAATCTCTGTAAATCCGGCGATGAATCGATTCGGATGCCATGTGCAGAGAGTACTTCCATAGTCATTTTGACATACTGTTTGGATTCAAGGGGAGTTACAATGTGAATTTCTGTGTCTTCAAATGCACGTGGACAGGCAAAAAGAAGCCCAGAGATGTATTGTGAGCTAACATCTCCTACGATAGAAGTTTCGCCACCACGTATTCCCCCGCCGAAAACTATTACTGGGGGATAACCGTCCCCTCGCGTCGTATAACATCTCACTCCCAACTTTGATAATGCCTCTAAAAGTTCTCCAATTGGCCTTCTCCTTAGTGAGGGTCCTCCTGTAAGAACTGTAATTCCATCAGCTAGGGAGGCGACTGGTGTGATGAATCTGAGAGTTGAACCTGATTCTTTACAATTGATGACATCGTTGGGTGTCTCAAGGTGTGGGCTTCCTTTGACTACAAGCTTGTTCTGTTCTGGCTTTACCCTTGCACCAAAAGCTGTGCATGCTTCTAATGTTGCAACGATGTCAT
This genomic interval carries:
- the aroA gene encoding 3-phosphoshikimate 1-carboxyvinyltransferase → MTNLYITKSPKLSGMVKAPPSKAFTHRASIAALLSEGTSEIYDPLICDDIVATLEACTAFGARVKPEQNKLVVKGSPHLETPNDVINCKESGSTLRFITPVASLADGITVLTGGPSLRRRPIGELLEALSKLGVRCYTTRGDGYPPVIVFGGGIRGGETSIVGDVSSQYISGLLFACPRAFEDTEIHIVTPLESKQYVKMTMEVLSAHGIRIDSSPDLQRFRIPARQTYTSTNHKILGDYSSAAFLLAASAITESKVKLTNLSKKTTQADVAIIKILQEMGADINVGTNSVEVNGGNRLNCIKLDASATPDLVPVCAVLACYAEGQTQISHAERLRIKESDRLSAIRVELTKMGAEITETRDGLLIQGPSKLRGCVIDPHNDHRIAMACAVAALGAEGITVIRDSQCINKSYPKFVQDLRNLGAKVYVK